In Neisseria brasiliensis, the following proteins share a genomic window:
- a CDS encoding acyl-CoA dehydrogenase: protein MLGTIIAIVCLASLAFFSAPLWLWVAVGVLGLLTGVFAWWFALLWLAVCALLGVASLRMRFVSRPAFKLFKNILPPLSATEQAAIDAGTVWWDAEIFNGKPDWRKLSGYRDPKLTEEEQSFIDNETETLCQMLNDWRFTHHDKDLPPEVWQYVKDQGFIAMIIDKKYGGKQFSHYAHAKVATKIASRSPAAAYMIMLPNSLGPAELIQHYGTDEQKDYYLPRLAKGIDMPCFALTSPWAGSDAGAIPDTGFVCYGSYTDPRDGSHHENVLGVRVSFEKRWITMAPIATVIGLAFKLRDPEGLLGGKEDIGITCALLPTAMEGLYHQRRHYPNETPFWNGPVWGKDIFFPLEWIIGGRDYAGQGWRMLMECLSIGRCISLPSQSVGNAKHAAWTTSAWVGIRQQFGLPIGKFEGVADALARIGGHTYQMEATQDLALTGLDLGENPSVISAMVKFNNTERLRKVMNDAMDIHGGRAVVGGPRNYLASMYNAVPIGITVEGANILTRCLMIFGQGAFRCHHHVLTEINALQKDDVNAFDQAFQKHLGQSASNAARSFVFGLTNGGGYAPRSPLAFAYKRLNRLSAAFAFAADVAMLSLGGDLKRRESLSGRLADAFSNLYIASACLKRFEREGAQKADLPIAEYAVRLALYETETALAGLIANLPNRWAAALLRVVVLPLGKRESAPKDKLVHQVAADMQQHGETLDRLTRFRFHPQAEVDNGDEPLAVLKPAMEAVRRTNKLEQTLRKAEAKGQLSANKPSEKISEAVEKGFISADEAEQLREARRLLKIAITVDDFDMDLNKANPQPFEHRVF, encoded by the coding sequence ATGTTAGGCACAATCATCGCTATAGTTTGTTTGGCCTCATTGGCATTTTTCAGCGCACCGTTGTGGCTGTGGGTTGCTGTGGGCGTATTGGGTTTGCTCACGGGCGTATTCGCATGGTGGTTTGCATTGCTGTGGCTGGCGGTGTGTGCGCTGTTGGGCGTGGCATCGCTGCGGATGAGATTTGTCAGCCGTCCGGCATTTAAGCTGTTTAAAAACATTCTGCCGCCTTTGTCGGCTACCGAACAGGCCGCCATTGATGCGGGTACGGTGTGGTGGGATGCGGAAATTTTCAACGGCAAACCGGATTGGCGCAAATTATCCGGCTATCGCGACCCGAAATTAACCGAAGAAGAACAATCCTTTATCGATAACGAAACCGAAACCTTGTGCCAAATGCTCAATGATTGGCGCTTTACCCATCACGATAAGGATTTACCGCCTGAAGTGTGGCAGTATGTGAAGGATCAGGGCTTTATCGCCATGATTATCGACAAAAAATACGGCGGCAAACAATTCTCGCATTATGCACATGCCAAAGTGGCAACCAAAATCGCCAGCCGCAGCCCGGCCGCGGCGTACATGATTATGCTGCCCAACTCTTTGGGGCCTGCCGAATTGATTCAGCACTACGGCACCGACGAGCAAAAAGACTACTACCTGCCGCGCTTGGCGAAGGGTATTGATATGCCGTGTTTCGCGTTGACCAGCCCGTGGGCAGGCTCGGACGCGGGCGCGATTCCGGACACCGGTTTCGTGTGTTACGGCAGCTACACCGACCCGCGCGACGGCTCGCATCATGAAAACGTATTGGGCGTGCGCGTGAGCTTTGAAAAACGCTGGATTACCATGGCGCCGATTGCCACGGTGATTGGTTTGGCGTTCAAATTGCGCGATCCGGAAGGTTTGCTCGGCGGCAAGGAAGACATCGGCATCACCTGCGCCCTGCTGCCGACCGCGATGGAAGGTCTGTATCACCAACGCCGCCATTACCCGAACGAAACGCCGTTTTGGAACGGGCCGGTGTGGGGTAAAGACATTTTCTTCCCGCTGGAGTGGATTATCGGCGGCCGTGATTACGCCGGTCAGGGCTGGCGCATGTTGATGGAATGTTTGTCCATCGGCCGCTGCATTTCGCTGCCGTCGCAATCGGTGGGCAACGCCAAACACGCCGCATGGACGACTTCCGCATGGGTTGGCATCCGCCAGCAATTCGGTTTGCCGATCGGTAAATTCGAAGGCGTGGCCGACGCATTGGCGCGCATCGGCGGCCACACTTACCAAATGGAAGCCACGCAAGACTTGGCCTTGACCGGCTTGGATTTGGGTGAAAATCCATCGGTGATTTCGGCAATGGTGAAATTCAATAATACCGAACGCCTGCGCAAAGTGATGAACGATGCCATGGATATTCACGGCGGCCGCGCCGTGGTCGGCGGGCCGCGCAACTATCTGGCTTCGATGTACAACGCTGTACCAATCGGCATCACGGTGGAAGGTGCCAACATTTTGACCCGCTGCCTGATGATTTTCGGGCAGGGCGCATTTCGCTGCCATCATCATGTGCTGACCGAAATCAATGCGTTGCAAAAAGATGATGTGAACGCGTTTGACCAAGCCTTTCAGAAACACTTAGGCCAAAGCGCATCCAATGCCGCCCGCAGCTTTGTGTTTGGCCTCACCAACGGTGGCGGCTATGCACCGAGAAGCCCGCTGGCCTTTGCCTACAAACGGCTTAATCGTTTGAGCGCGGCGTTTGCCTTTGCGGCTGACGTGGCCATGTTGAGCTTGGGCGGTGATTTGAAACGCCGCGAAAGCCTGTCCGGCCGCTTGGCCGATGCGTTTTCCAACCTCTACATCGCGTCGGCCTGTCTGAAGCGGTTTGAACGCGAGGGCGCCCAAAAAGCGGATTTGCCGATTGCCGAATATGCCGTGCGTCTGGCTTTATACGAAACCGAAACCGCGTTGGCCGGTCTGATAGCCAACCTGCCCAACCGTTGGGCGGCCGCTTTGTTGCGCGTGGTGGTATTGCCGTTGGGCAAGCGCGAAAGTGCGCCCAAAGACAAATTGGTGCATCAGGTGGCTGCCGATATGCAGCAGCATGGTGAAACGCTGGATCGCCTGACCCGTTTCCGTTTCCATCCGCAGGCTGAAGTGGATAACGGAGATGAGCCGTTGGCGGTGTTGAAACCGGCCATGGAGGCTGTCCGACGTACCAACAAATTGGAACAGACTTTGCGCAAGGCTGAAGCCAAAGGACAATTGTCGGCAAACAAGCCGTCTGAAAAAATCAGCGAAGCAGTGGAAAAAGGCTTCATCAGCGCTGATGAAGCCGAACAGTTGCGTGAGGCAAGACGTCTGCTGAAAATAGCCATTACCGTGGACGATTTCGATATGGACTTGAACAAAGCGAATCCGCAACCGTTTGAACACCGTGTTTTTTAA
- a CDS encoding MarR family winged helix-turn-helix transcriptional regulator gives MKHESWEDTANQPTVSYNIGRLDRLVNQQLSEALKPLGVSLPQFTMLSNLQRRGATANAALAARSFISPQAANQIVNTMVEHNWVTKRNDPNHGRMVLIELTDTGREVFARCMKEAAAFEAKMLQGLTPESVIMLKATVQRLLDNLRDD, from the coding sequence ATGAAACATGAATCATGGGAAGACACCGCCAACCAGCCGACCGTCAGCTACAACATCGGCCGCCTTGACCGCTTGGTCAACCAGCAGTTAAGCGAAGCCTTGAAACCATTGGGCGTGAGTCTGCCGCAATTTACCATGCTGTCGAATCTTCAGCGGCGCGGTGCCACGGCCAATGCCGCGTTGGCTGCCCGCTCTTTTATTTCGCCACAAGCCGCCAATCAGATTGTGAATACCATGGTGGAGCACAATTGGGTGACCAAACGCAACGACCCCAATCACGGCCGCATGGTGTTGATTGAATTGACCGACACCGGCCGCGAAGTGTTCGCCCGCTGCATGAAAGAAGCGGCGGCATTTGAAGCCAAAATGCTGCAAGGGCTGACGCCGGAAAGCGTGATTATGCTCAAAGCCACGGTGCAGCGGCTGTTGGATAATTTGCGCGACGATTAA
- a CDS encoding feruloyl-CoA synthase has product MNTTSYLDYPIRPVKLGGHEVGVREEGGTFYIHPKETLKPYPEVLSQRLYENAEKYPDRVFVARRGADGQWQKYTYAQTLQAVRNIAQALMPYQLCAERPLMILSENAIETFLLNFGAMVAGMPHAYVAPAYSLVANSPDKLRYVIDTLTPGMFFAGDGKGFRRHLEACGQLDKPIITTTGDLDDHACLKFDDFLNTPATDEVEQRHAKIQADDIAKFLFTSGSTSLPKVVPTTHRMLCSNQQMLRQTLAVMEDEPPVLVDWLSWHHTFGGSHNLGIVLYNAGTFYIDDGRPTPERFPETIRNLKEISPTMYLNVPVAWAQLANALQDDAQLRDTFFRNVKLFFFAGAALSQDLWQKLSDISYAHCGERIRIMAGLGMTETSPSCTFTTGPSNLEAGFVGFPAPGCEVKLVPADDKLELRVRGPHVMRGYWRHETPRGSFDEEGFYCTGDAVRLLNPDNIEDGLVYDGRIAEDFKLMTGTFVNVGELRNRILIHGNELIEDVVLVGEGKDEIGVLAFPKPTVTHRKSGLPDADWHDVLLSEPVQQWFADFMARINKGYSASSKRIARLYLMEEAADSTVGEKTDKGNLNQRLLRNRRAQEIEALYGSVEDPLRFVAP; this is encoded by the coding sequence ATGAACACCACATCTTATCTCGATTATCCCATCCGTCCGGTCAAGCTGGGCGGCCATGAAGTGGGCGTGCGCGAAGAGGGCGGCACGTTTTACATCCATCCCAAAGAAACCTTAAAACCTTATCCTGAAGTCTTGTCGCAGCGTTTGTATGAAAACGCCGAAAAATATCCCGACCGCGTGTTTGTCGCCCGCCGAGGTGCAGACGGCCAATGGCAGAAATACACCTACGCGCAAACGCTGCAAGCCGTGCGCAACATTGCCCAAGCCTTGATGCCGTATCAATTGTGTGCCGAGCGGCCGCTGATGATTTTGTCGGAAAACGCCATCGAAACCTTCCTGCTTAATTTCGGCGCGATGGTAGCGGGCATGCCGCATGCCTATGTGGCACCGGCTTATTCGCTGGTGGCCAACAGCCCCGACAAGCTGCGCTATGTGATTGACACGCTCACGCCGGGTATGTTTTTTGCGGGCGACGGCAAAGGTTTCAGACGGCATCTGGAAGCCTGCGGCCAGCTCGACAAACCGATTATCACCACCACCGGCGATTTAGACGACCATGCCTGCCTGAAATTTGACGATTTTCTCAATACGCCGGCCACCGATGAAGTGGAGCAGCGTCACGCAAAGATTCAGGCCGACGATATTGCCAAATTCCTGTTTACTTCCGGTTCGACTTCGTTGCCAAAAGTGGTGCCGACCACACACAGAATGCTGTGCAGCAACCAGCAAATGCTGCGCCAAACCTTGGCCGTGATGGAAGACGAGCCGCCGGTATTGGTGGATTGGCTGAGCTGGCATCACACTTTTGGCGGCAGCCACAATTTAGGCATTGTGCTGTACAACGCCGGTACGTTCTACATCGACGACGGCCGCCCGACGCCTGAGCGTTTCCCCGAAACCATCCGCAACCTGAAAGAAATTTCGCCGACCATGTATCTGAATGTGCCGGTGGCGTGGGCGCAACTGGCCAATGCCTTGCAAGACGATGCCCAATTGCGCGACACCTTTTTCAGAAATGTGAAGCTGTTTTTCTTTGCCGGAGCGGCTTTGTCGCAAGATTTGTGGCAAAAACTTTCCGACATCAGCTATGCCCATTGCGGTGAACGCATCCGCATCATGGCCGGTTTGGGCATGACCGAAACCTCGCCTTCCTGCACCTTCACCACAGGGCCATCAAATTTGGAGGCCGGTTTTGTCGGTTTTCCTGCGCCGGGTTGCGAGGTGAAGCTGGTGCCGGCAGATGACAAACTCGAATTGCGTGTGCGCGGCCCGCATGTGATGCGCGGCTATTGGCGACACGAAACACCGCGCGGCAGCTTTGACGAAGAAGGTTTCTACTGCACCGGCGACGCCGTGCGCCTGCTCAATCCCGACAACATCGAAGACGGTTTGGTGTACGACGGCCGTATCGCCGAAGATTTCAAACTGATGACCGGTACATTCGTCAATGTGGGCGAATTACGCAACCGCATTCTGATTCACGGCAATGAGTTGATTGAAGACGTGGTGTTGGTGGGCGAGGGCAAAGACGAAATCGGCGTGTTGGCTTTCCCGAAACCGACCGTTACCCACCGCAAAAGCGGTTTGCCTGATGCCGATTGGCACGATGTTTTGTTGAGCGAACCGGTGCAGCAATGGTTTGCAGACTTTATGGCCAGAATCAACAAAGGCTACAGCGCCAGCTCGAAACGCATTGCGCGGCTGTATCTGATGGAAGAAGCCGCCGACAGCACCGTGGGCGAGAAAACCGATAAAGGCAATCTGAACCAGCGTTTGTTGCGTAACCGACGTGCGCAGGAAATCGAAGCCTTGTATGGCAGCGTGGAAGATCCGCTCCGCTTTGTGGCGCCGTGA
- a CDS encoding acyl-CoA thioesterase: protein MDLNQAFEALGTQNDITVGADWFQGRSLFGGVTAALMLVKLQHILDKPRRLRSLTVNFVGPINAAEAVHLDARILRVGKSVVQGEVHLTQGGEVLAVLLASFGEARESKAVQTASTPAPTWQPPQGLPIQRDLGGLELAFLHYLDLRWAQGAQAFSGAERASFGAYTRFQNQQGEFTLAHLVALADGFPPAPAVLIDGIAPMSSLTWTLELLHEPQDITLDDFWQYEVHTDYAAEGYGHTEARMWDKNGVLTLISRQTVTVFA, encoded by the coding sequence ATGGATTTGAATCAAGCATTTGAAGCGTTGGGAACGCAAAACGACATCACCGTCGGCGCGGATTGGTTTCAAGGCCGTTCGCTGTTTGGCGGGGTAACGGCGGCTTTGATGCTGGTGAAGTTGCAGCATATTTTGGACAAACCGCGCCGCCTGCGTTCGTTGACGGTAAATTTTGTCGGCCCCATCAATGCCGCAGAAGCCGTGCATTTGGATGCACGCATATTGCGGGTGGGGAAATCGGTGGTACAGGGCGAAGTGCATTTGACACAGGGCGGTGAGGTGTTGGCGGTGTTGCTGGCCAGTTTTGGCGAAGCGCGTGAATCAAAAGCGGTTCAGACGGCATCAACGCCTGCGCCGACATGGCAGCCGCCGCAGGGTTTGCCGATCCAGCGTGATTTGGGCGGTTTGGAATTGGCGTTTCTTCATTATTTGGATTTGCGCTGGGCGCAAGGGGCGCAGGCGTTTAGCGGGGCGGAACGCGCTTCGTTTGGCGCTTATACGCGTTTTCAAAACCAACAGGGCGAGTTTACCTTGGCGCACTTGGTGGCATTGGCCGACGGTTTCCCACCTGCACCTGCCGTATTGATTGACGGCATCGCGCCGATGAGCAGCCTGACTTGGACGCTGGAATTGCTGCACGAGCCACAAGACATCACGCTGGATGATTTCTGGCAATACGAAGTGCATACCGATTATGCGGCGGAAGGCTACGGCCACACCGAAGCGCGGATGTGGGATAAAAACGGTGTGTTGACGCTCATCAGTCGCCAGACCGTCACCGTTTTCGCTTAA
- a CDS encoding Nramp family divalent metal transporter codes for MAQNQTHTSTSTWRSRMSALGPGILMASAAIGGSHLIASTQAGALYGWQLALIIILTNLLKYPFFRFSAHYTMDTGKSLVQGYAEKSRFYLWVFALLCFVSATISTGAVAVVTAAIIKMALPNLGLETGVIAALIMLSCLLILVSGQYRALDRVSKTIVASLAVATVIAAGIAMSRGMQMQPDFIEPTPWTLAGLGFIIALMGWMPAPIEISAINSLWVTEKQKIQPSSYRDGIFDFNVGFYTSAVLAVVFLVLGAYVQYGNGEAVQMAGGKYIGQLINMYAVTIGEWARPLVAFIAFACMYGTTITVIDGYARAVSESVRLIRHKDSVRKGELFGWYLWVAGTGLALILWFNSAMAELLKFAMISAFLAAPVFAWLNYRLVKADKKHKLSKGMEALAIVGLIYLVGFAVLFLLNLGGFLG; via the coding sequence ATGGCACAAAATCAAACACACACTTCAACATCCACTTGGCGCAGCCGCATGAGCGCGCTCGGGCCGGGTATTTTGATGGCTTCTGCGGCCATCGGCGGCTCGCATTTGATTGCGTCCACGCAGGCCGGTGCGCTGTATGGTTGGCAGCTGGCTTTAATCATCATCTTAACCAACTTGCTGAAATATCCGTTTTTCCGCTTCAGCGCGCACTACACCATGGATACCGGCAAGAGCTTGGTGCAGGGCTATGCCGAGAAAAGCCGCTTTTATTTATGGGTGTTTGCGCTGCTGTGTTTCGTTTCCGCAACCATCAGCACCGGCGCGGTAGCAGTGGTGACGGCGGCGATTATCAAAATGGCCTTGCCGAATCTTGGTTTGGAAACCGGCGTGATTGCTGCCTTGATTATGCTTTCCTGCCTGCTGATTTTGGTGAGCGGCCAATACCGCGCACTCGACCGCGTATCCAAAACCATTGTCGCCAGCTTGGCAGTGGCAACCGTGATTGCGGCCGGTATCGCCATGTCGCGCGGCATGCAGATGCAGCCTGATTTTATCGAGCCGACCCCGTGGACGCTCGCGGGCTTGGGCTTCATCATCGCCTTGATGGGCTGGATGCCGGCGCCGATTGAAATTTCCGCGATTAACTCTTTGTGGGTGACGGAAAAACAAAAGATCCAACCTTCCAGCTACCGCGACGGCATTTTCGACTTTAACGTCGGTTTCTATACCAGCGCGGTGTTGGCGGTGGTGTTTCTGGTGTTGGGCGCGTATGTGCAATACGGCAACGGCGAAGCCGTGCAAATGGCCGGCGGCAAATACATCGGCCAGTTGATCAATATGTATGCCGTAACTATAGGCGAATGGGCGCGCCCGCTGGTGGCGTTTATCGCATTTGCCTGTATGTACGGCACCACCATCACCGTGATTGACGGCTACGCTCGCGCCGTATCGGAATCCGTGCGCCTGATCCGCCATAAAGACAGCGTGCGCAAAGGCGAATTGTTCGGCTGGTATTTGTGGGTTGCCGGCACCGGCTTGGCGCTGATTTTGTGGTTCAACAGCGCGATGGCCGAATTGCTGAAATTTGCCATGATTTCCGCATTCTTGGCCGCACCGGTGTTCGCATGGTTGAACTACCGCTTAGTAAAAGCCGACAAAAAACACAAACTCTCCAAAGGCATGGAAGCCTTGGCGATTGTCGGTTTGATTTACTTGGTGGGTTTTGCCGTGCTGTTCCTGCTGAATTTGGGTGGGTTTTTAGGTTAA
- a CDS encoding p-hydroxycinnamoyl CoA hydratase/lyase, with protein sequence MSYENRWQTVKVAVENQIAWVSFNRPDKRNAMSPTLNREMGDVLEVLEQDADVGVVVITGEGSAWTAGMDLKEYFRETDGLPEIAQEKARREACKWQWQMLRFYNKPTIAMVNGWCFGGAFSPLVACDLAIAADEAVFGLSEINWGIPPGNLVSKAMADTVGHRQSLYYIMTGETFNGKQAAEMGLVNKSVPLAELRAEVEKLCQTLLEKNPVVLRYAKNGFKRCRELTWDQNEDYLYAKLDQCLFRDPEGGRAEGMRQFLDEKSIKPGLQTYKR encoded by the coding sequence ATGTCATACGAAAACCGCTGGCAGACAGTGAAAGTGGCCGTAGAAAACCAAATCGCGTGGGTATCGTTCAACCGCCCCGACAAACGCAATGCCATGAGCCCGACGCTCAACCGTGAAATGGGCGATGTGTTGGAAGTGTTGGAGCAGGATGCCGATGTCGGCGTGGTGGTGATTACCGGCGAAGGCAGCGCGTGGACGGCGGGCATGGATTTGAAAGAGTATTTCCGCGAAACCGACGGCCTGCCGGAAATTGCCCAAGAAAAAGCCCGCCGCGAAGCGTGCAAATGGCAATGGCAGATGCTGCGTTTTTACAATAAACCGACCATTGCGATGGTAAACGGCTGGTGTTTCGGCGGTGCGTTCTCGCCGCTGGTGGCTTGCGATTTGGCGATTGCTGCTGATGAAGCCGTGTTCGGTTTGTCGGAAATCAACTGGGGCATTCCGCCGGGCAATTTGGTGAGCAAGGCAATGGCAGATACCGTCGGCCACCGTCAATCGCTGTATTACATCATGACCGGCGAAACCTTCAACGGCAAACAAGCCGCCGAAATGGGCTTGGTCAATAAGAGCGTGCCACTGGCTGAATTGCGTGCCGAAGTGGAAAAATTGTGCCAAACGCTGCTAGAGAAAAATCCGGTGGTGCTGCGTTATGCGAAAAACGGTTTCAAACGCTGCCGCGAGCTGACTTGGGATCAAAACGAAGATTATTTGTACGCCAAGCTGGATCAGTGTCTGTTCCGCGATCCGGAAGGCGGCCGTGCGGAAGGTATGCGCCAGTTCTTGGATGAAAAATCCATCAAACCGGGCTTGCAGACTTATAAACGATAA
- the mhpT gene encoding 3-(3-hydroxy-phenyl)propionate transporter MhpT, whose product MMSTEGRTIQNSAKITLALCFILALMEGFDLQSMGVAAPMMREAFQLDPRQLGWAFSAATLGTLPGALLAGKLADMYGRKPILIANTVLFGIMSVLTAHAYSFPLLLGARFLTGLGLGGALPILITMATEAVNPKWRGTAVSIMYCGVPAGGIITSLVAISMAKQFGWESIFYVGGFAPLLLVPIIWFWLPESKAYLQSKLEAEQRSFSIGHILFGEGRIFGTLQLWVSFFCTLIVLYVLLNWLPTLFANQNFSREEINYVQIGFNVGGVIGTLVLGLFLDKLNIKAVVVLIYAGMLAALYALSSGSELGSIIAATLACGMFIIGGQGTLYALAGMFYPAAIRGTGVGTAVAVGRAGSFAGPILAGLILGAGQSSSAVISAAIPVIAVAFVSAFILVLRFKKTQEAKA is encoded by the coding sequence ATGATGTCAACTGAGGGAAGAACCATACAAAACAGTGCCAAAATCACGTTGGCACTGTGTTTTATTCTGGCGCTGATGGAAGGCTTCGACCTGCAATCGATGGGCGTGGCCGCACCGATGATGCGCGAAGCCTTCCAGCTTGATCCGAGGCAGTTGGGTTGGGCGTTTTCGGCGGCGACGTTGGGCACGCTGCCGGGCGCATTGCTGGCCGGTAAATTGGCCGATATGTATGGCCGTAAGCCGATTTTGATTGCCAACACGGTTTTGTTCGGCATCATGTCGGTGTTGACGGCGCATGCTTATTCTTTTCCGCTGCTGTTGGGCGCGCGTTTCTTAACCGGTTTGGGTTTGGGCGGTGCGCTGCCGATTCTGATTACCATGGCCACGGAAGCAGTGAATCCGAAATGGCGCGGCACGGCAGTAAGCATTATGTATTGCGGCGTGCCGGCCGGTGGCATCATTACGTCGCTGGTGGCGATTTCAATGGCCAAGCAATTCGGCTGGGAATCGATTTTCTACGTCGGCGGTTTCGCGCCGTTGTTGTTGGTGCCGATTATTTGGTTTTGGCTGCCGGAATCGAAAGCCTATCTGCAAAGCAAACTGGAAGCCGAGCAGCGCAGCTTTTCCATCGGCCATATTTTGTTCGGTGAAGGGCGTATTTTCGGCACGCTGCAATTGTGGGTAAGCTTTTTCTGCACGTTGATTGTGCTGTATGTGTTGCTCAACTGGCTGCCGACGTTGTTTGCTAACCAAAATTTCAGCCGCGAAGAAATTAACTATGTGCAAATCGGTTTTAATGTCGGCGGTGTGATCGGTACGCTGGTGTTGGGCTTGTTCTTGGACAAACTCAATATTAAAGCCGTGGTGGTGTTGATTTACGCCGGTATGTTGGCTGCGCTGTATGCGCTCTCGTCCGGTAGCGAATTGGGCAGCATCATCGCCGCGACTTTGGCTTGCGGTATGTTCATCATCGGCGGTCAGGGTACGCTCTACGCGTTGGCCGGTATGTTTTATCCGGCGGCCATCCGCGGCACGGGCGTGGGCACGGCGGTGGCAGTCGGTCGCGCCGGTTCGTTTGCCGGTCCGATTTTGGCAGGTTTGATTTTGGGCGCGGGGCAATCGAGCTCGGCCGTGATCAGCGCCGCCATTCCGGTGATTGCCGTGGCTTTTGTCAGCGCGTTTATCTTGGTGTTGCGCTTTAAGAAAACACAAGAAGCCAAAGCTTAA
- a CDS encoding chorismate--pyruvate lyase family protein — MVLDWRENCPVAGGLADFVCADSLTRFLSARGRFAVAVDALGLTQDPHLFADYALPRVVFQRRVTLLLDGVPLVHAQSVCAPQSLWCEHLDRGAASLGLLLFSNRLEGLTRSPLQFAEIAPYALARRSWFEWQGEKLFLSECFLPQAAECF, encoded by the coding sequence ATGGTGTTGGATTGGCGGGAAAATTGTCCGGTGGCGGGCGGTTTGGCAGATTTTGTTTGTGCGGATTCGTTGACGCGGTTTTTGTCGGCGCGCGGGCGGTTTGCGGTGGCGGTTGATGCGTTGGGGCTGACGCAGGATCCGCATCTGTTTGCCGATTATGCGTTGCCGCGGGTGGTTTTCCAGCGCCGCGTCACGTTGCTGCTGGACGGTGTGCCGCTGGTGCATGCGCAAAGTGTTTGTGCGCCGCAGTCGCTTTGGTGCGAACATCTCGACCGAGGGGCGGCTTCGCTGGGATTGCTGCTGTTTTCGAACCGGCTTGAGGGTTTGACGAGAAGCCCTTTGCAGTTTGCCGAGATCGCGCCGTATGCGCTGGCCAGGCGGTCGTGGTTTGAATGGCAGGGAGAGAAATTGTTTTTGTCGGAATGTTTTTTGCCGCAGGCGGCGGAATGTTTTTGA
- a CDS encoding aldehyde dehydrogenase has product MNQVNLFINGESRPAADGQTFERFGPLSGQAATVAAAGKAADANAAVEAAAKAFPAWAALPPGEKRNRLLKAADLLASRAEEFVKIGIDEMGSSGAWYGFNVHLAANMLRDAAGMVTQIQGNVIPSDVPGRMAMGMRVPCGVVVGMAPWNAPVILATRALAMPLACGNTVVLKASENCPATHELLVRTLSEAGLGEGVVNLVTHSAEDAPEVVSALIAHPAVKRVNFTGSTHVGKIIAKQCAEYLKPVVLELGGKAPVIVCEDADLDEAANAIAFGAFFNQGQICMSTERVLVHESVADDLIGRLKAKIDGFVTGDPRQQVHIAHVESKRSADRILAMVRDAEEKGAKAITEYQVNGTAISPILLDGIAPGMQLYTEESFGPVCTLERVKDDEEAIAKANDSVFGLSAAVFSRDLGRAMAIAQRIESGICHINSATVDDEAPMPFGGVKDSGYGRFGSNASINEFTELRWITVRSTPKHYPI; this is encoded by the coding sequence ATGAATCAAGTCAATTTGTTTATCAATGGTGAATCGCGTCCGGCAGCGGACGGCCAAACATTCGAGCGTTTCGGCCCTTTAAGCGGTCAAGCGGCGACGGTGGCGGCGGCCGGTAAGGCGGCGGATGCCAATGCGGCGGTGGAAGCGGCAGCAAAAGCGTTTCCGGCTTGGGCTGCATTGCCGCCGGGCGAAAAGCGCAACCGTTTGCTCAAAGCGGCGGATTTGTTGGCTTCGCGCGCGGAAGAGTTTGTCAAAATCGGTATCGACGAGATGGGCTCGAGCGGCGCGTGGTATGGTTTTAACGTGCATTTGGCGGCTAATATGCTGCGCGATGCGGCGGGTATGGTGACCCAGATTCAAGGCAATGTGATTCCGAGCGATGTGCCGGGTCGTATGGCCATGGGCATGCGTGTGCCGTGCGGCGTAGTGGTGGGCATGGCGCCTTGGAATGCGCCGGTGATTTTGGCGACCCGTGCGCTGGCAATGCCGTTGGCGTGCGGTAACACGGTGGTGTTGAAAGCATCGGAAAATTGTCCGGCCACGCATGAATTGCTGGTGCGCACCTTGAGCGAAGCCGGTTTGGGCGAAGGCGTGGTGAACTTGGTGACCCACAGCGCGGAAGATGCGCCGGAAGTGGTGTCGGCATTGATTGCCCATCCTGCGGTGAAACGCGTCAACTTCACCGGCTCGACCCATGTCGGCAAAATCATCGCCAAACAATGCGCCGAATATCTGAAACCGGTGGTGTTGGAATTGGGCGGTAAAGCACCGGTGATTGTGTGCGAAGACGCTGATTTGGACGAAGCGGCCAATGCGATTGCGTTTGGCGCGTTCTTCAACCAAGGCCAAATCTGCATGAGTACCGAGCGCGTGTTGGTGCATGAAAGCGTGGCCGACGACTTGATTGGCCGTCTGAAAGCGAAAATAGACGGTTTTGTCACCGGCGACCCGCGCCAACAAGTCCACATCGCTCATGTGGAAAGCAAACGTTCGGCCGACCGCATTTTGGCGATGGTGCGCGATGCGGAAGAAAAAGGTGCAAAAGCAATTACCGAATACCAAGTCAATGGCACCGCCATCAGCCCGATTCTGCTCGACGGCATTGCGCCGGGCATGCAGCTTTACACCGAGGAATCGTTCGGTCCGGTGTGTACGCTGGAGCGCGTGAAAGACGATGAAGAAGCGATTGCCAAAGCCAACGATTCCGTGTTCGGCTTGTCGGCTGCCGTGTTCAGCCGCGATTTGGGTCGTGCGATGGCGATTGCGCAGCGCATTGAAAGCGGCATCTGCCACATCAATTCGGCTACTGTTGACGATGAAGCACCGATGCCGTTTGGCGGCGTGAAAGACAGCGGTTACGGCCGCTTCGGCAGCAATGCGTCGATTAATGAATTTACCGAATTGCGTTGGATTACCGTACGGAGCACGCCGAAACATTATCCGATTTAA